In uncultured Bacteroides sp., one genomic interval encodes:
- a CDS encoding OmpA family protein, with amino-acid sequence MKKKLILLAISFFCIAGFAQSQEKALKQYGFWDNWFIQGQAGIGYTIGEPDFDKLISPTAALSIGKYFTPYAGMRLQVGGWQGRAGWDWKNENYSWNYAAVYLDGLFNMTNIFCSYKENRGFNLYGIVGVGYNHGFKNSPNALASDNCVARIGLQPSFRINEAWDFNVELNGNAVSDAFNSKFGSENDFYFNLMVGFTYKFKNRGFELVRPYDEALVNSLNDEINQQRATIESLKANPKTIVKTEKVFVTDTVSYFNTPVLFTIGKSAVGVNQEVYVYTVAQYLKENPNAKITITGYADAGTGSKAFNQKISEKRAKSVANELINKYSISSDRIKVIEGKGDSVQPYSKNNWNRVVICVAD; translated from the coding sequence ATGAAAAAGAAACTTATTCTTCTAGCAATTTCCTTCTTTTGTATAGCAGGATTTGCACAATCACAAGAGAAAGCCTTAAAACAATATGGCTTCTGGGACAATTGGTTTATCCAAGGTCAGGCAGGAATTGGTTATACAATTGGTGAACCCGATTTTGATAAATTGATTTCTCCAACTGCAGCCCTTTCTATAGGGAAGTATTTCACTCCATATGCTGGTATGCGTTTGCAAGTTGGAGGATGGCAAGGCAGAGCAGGATGGGATTGGAAAAACGAGAATTATAGCTGGAATTATGCAGCGGTTTATCTGGATGGTTTGTTTAATATGACCAATATTTTCTGTTCTTACAAAGAAAACCGAGGTTTTAACCTTTATGGAATTGTGGGAGTAGGGTATAATCATGGTTTCAAGAATTCTCCTAATGCATTAGCCTCTGATAACTGTGTTGCCAGAATTGGACTGCAGCCTAGTTTTCGCATAAATGAAGCATGGGATTTTAATGTAGAGCTAAATGGTAATGCTGTAAGCGATGCATTTAATTCTAAATTTGGATCTGAAAATGACTTCTATTTTAATCTCATGGTTGGTTTTACATATAAATTCAAAAATAGAGGATTTGAATTGGTTAGGCCTTATGATGAAGCATTAGTTAATTCTTTGAATGATGAGATTAATCAGCAGAGAGCTACTATTGAATCTTTAAAAGCTAATCCAAAGACTATTGTTAAAACAGAAAAAGTATTCGTAACAGATACAGTATCATATTTTAATACGCCGGTTCTTTTCACTATTGGAAAATCTGCCGTAGGTGTTAATCAGGAAGTTTATGTGTATACTGTTGCTCAATACTTGAAAGAGAATCCAAATGCAAAGATTACTATAACAGGTTATGCTGATGCAGGCACTGGTTCAAAGGCCTTTAATCAGAAGATCTCTGAAAAACGTGCAAAATCTGTGGCTAATGAATTGATTAATAAATATAGTATATCTTCCGATCGTATTAAGGTTATTGAAGGTAAGGGTGATAGTGTTCAACCTTATTCTAAAAATAACTGGAATAGAGTAGTTATATGTGTTGCAGATTGA
- the ruvB gene encoding Holliday junction branch migration DNA helicase RuvB — protein sequence MEEKFDIRDNQLTIKEKDYENALRPLDFESFSGQDKVVDNLRIFVKAARLRAEALDHVLLHGPPGLGKTTLSNIIANELGVGFKITSGPVLDKPGDLAGVLTSLEPNDVLFIDEIHRLSPVVEEYLYSAMEDYRIDIMIDKGPSARSIQIDLSPFTLVGATTRSGLLTAPLRARFGINLHLEYYDDDILSGIIKRSAKILDVPCSSDAAGEIASRSRGTPRIANALLRRVRDFAQVKGSGVIDTEIANYSLEALNIDKYGLDEVDNKILCTIIDKFKGGPVGITTIATALGEDPGTIEEVYEPFLIKEGFLKRTPRGREVTELAYKHLGRSLYSSQKTLFD from the coding sequence ATGGAAGAAAAATTTGATATACGAGATAATCAGCTTACTATAAAAGAAAAGGATTATGAGAACGCTTTGCGTCCTTTAGATTTTGAGTCTTTTAGTGGACAGGACAAGGTTGTAGATAACCTTCGTATATTTGTTAAGGCTGCTCGTTTGCGAGCTGAAGCTCTCGATCATGTATTACTTCACGGACCTCCCGGATTGGGAAAAACAACTCTTTCAAATATTATTGCAAATGAATTGGGCGTAGGGTTCAAAATAACTTCTGGACCTGTACTTGATAAGCCAGGTGATTTGGCGGGTGTACTAACAAGTCTTGAACCAAATGATGTCCTTTTCATCGATGAAATTCATCGTTTATCTCCTGTTGTGGAAGAATATCTTTATTCTGCAATGGAAGACTATCGGATTGATATTATGATTGATAAAGGTCCTTCTGCAAGAAGTATTCAGATAGATTTAAGCCCTTTTACTCTGGTTGGGGCAACTACTCGTAGTGGACTTCTGACTGCCCCGTTACGGGCGCGTTTTGGAATAAATCTTCATTTAGAGTATTATGATGATGATATATTAAGTGGAATTATCAAACGTTCTGCTAAGATACTAGATGTTCCTTGTTCTTCAGATGCTGCCGGAGAAATAGCTTCCCGGAGTCGTGGAACTCCACGTATTGCTAATGCTTTACTTCGCAGAGTGAGAGATTTTGCACAGGTTAAAGGGTCGGGAGTTATAGATACCGAGATTGCAAATTACTCTCTCGAGGCTCTCAATATTGATAAATATGGGCTTGATGAGGTCGATAATAAAATTCTGTGTACTATTATCGATAAATTTAAAGGTGGGCCTGTAGGAATCACTACAATAGCCACGGCTTTAGGCGAAGATCCAGGAACAATAGAGGAAGTTTATGAGCCTTTTTTAATAAAAGAAGGCTTTTTAAAGAGAACTCCTCGTGGTAGAGAGGTAACAGAATTAGCTTACAAGCATTTGGGAAGAAGTCTTTATAGCAGTCAAAAGACTCTTTTTGATTAA